GCGCGGCAACCGCGGCAAGCGCGGCCAGAGCAAGAGCAGAACGGTTCAACCGCATGACGGGCCTCCTTTCGTCCAAGTGCTGGCCCGTGCGGCCTCCTGGAGCAGGCTCTCGGCTAGCCCCTCTCGGCCAGAACGGCCTTGACGACATGGTCGACCTGCTCGGAGGTCAACTCCGGGTAGAGCGGCAGGCTCAGACAGGTGCGAGCCAGCTCCTCGGTGACCGGGAGATCTCCTTCCGTGTATCCCATGTCCTTGAAGGTCGGCTGAAGATGGATCGGGATCGGGTAGTGGAACGACGTCGCGACGCCGCGCGCGTCGAGGCTCTGTGCCAGCTCGTCACGCCGGTCATCGCGGACGACGTAGAGGTGGTAGACGTGCTTTCCTTCGGTCACCTCGCGCGGAAGCGCAAGGCTCGTGTCCTTGAGTCGCTCCGTGTACCGGGCCGCGACGGCGCGCCGGGCATCGTTCCATCTGTCGAGATGCCTGAGCTTGGCCGACAGGACCGCGCCCTGGAGCCCGTCCATGCGGTAGTTGTATCCGACAAGTTCGTGGAGGTAGCGCGTCGTCTGTCCATGGTCGCGTATGGTTCTCATGCGTTCGGCGACCTCGGGGTCGTCCGTGGTCACGGCTCCGGCCTCCCCGAGCGCAGCGAGGTTCTTGGTCGGGTAGAAGCTGAAGCACCCGACGGTCCCCATCGAGCCGGCCCTCCGTCCCTTGTAGTCGGCGCCCGGCGTGTGCGCGCAGTCCTCGATGAC
The Candidatus Effluviviaceae Genus V sp. genome window above contains:
- a CDS encoding aminotransferase class V-fold PLP-dependent enzyme; this encodes MEDEIRAAIDSVLEDSGFSNGPAVRRFEEEFAEYCGVGECAGTSSGTSALHLAMLGVGVEPGDEVVCVSMSFVATAWPVLYIGARAVFVDIDPESYTVDPDALERAVTDRTKAIVLVHLYGQCADMDRVLEIAGRRGIPVIEDCAHTPGADYKGRRAGSMGTVGCFSFYPTKNLAALGEAGAVTTDDPEVAERMRTIRDHGQTTRYLHELVGYNYRMDGLQGAVLSAKLRHLDRWNDARRAVAARYTERLKDTSLALPREVTEGKHVYHLYVVRDDRRDELAQSLDARGVATSFHYPIPIHLQPTFKDMGYTEGDLPVTEELARTCLSLPLYPELTSEQVDHVVKAVLAERG